The following are from one region of the Rosistilla carotiformis genome:
- the argC gene encoding N-acetyl-gamma-glutamyl-phosphate reductase, producing the protein MKVRVGIIGATGYTAYEAIRLLLRHPHAEVTAVTSRQDEGLPIAAVHPQLTRLLDLKLEPLEVDSFAERCDVAFCCLPHGASAETVKQLREVNCKVIDFSADFRLSRVAEYETWYGVQHPWPELVGQVAYGLPELFADQIKDADLIANPGCYPTSAIMPLAPLLKAGAIQSGDIIVDSKSGVSGAGRTPKLGTLYCEANESIAPYAIGAHRHQPEMNDIIHRFSGSSTDILFTPHLTPMDRGILSTIYVRPNGVDADAVREIWQSAYRDSPFVRIVDHIPSTKHVAGTNFVDLAVRTAGNRLVVVAAIDNLIKGASGAAVQNLNCIYGWDQTLGLL; encoded by the coding sequence ATGAAAGTTCGGGTTGGCATTATCGGGGCGACGGGCTACACGGCTTACGAAGCGATTCGGTTGCTGTTGCGCCACCCGCACGCGGAGGTTACGGCCGTCACAAGCCGGCAAGACGAAGGCCTGCCGATCGCCGCGGTCCATCCGCAATTGACCCGTTTGTTGGATCTGAAGTTGGAGCCGTTGGAGGTCGATTCGTTCGCCGAGCGGTGCGATGTGGCCTTCTGTTGCCTTCCACATGGGGCGTCGGCGGAAACGGTCAAACAGCTTCGCGAAGTGAACTGCAAAGTGATCGACTTCAGCGCCGACTTTCGTTTGAGCCGCGTTGCCGAATACGAAACCTGGTACGGCGTCCAACACCCTTGGCCTGAATTGGTCGGCCAGGTGGCTTACGGTTTGCCCGAACTGTTTGCCGATCAGATCAAAGACGCCGACCTGATCGCCAACCCAGGCTGCTATCCCACTTCGGCGATCATGCCATTGGCCCCGCTGTTGAAGGCCGGTGCAATCCAAAGCGGCGATATCATCGTCGATTCGAAGAGCGGCGTCAGCGGCGCGGGACGTACGCCCAAGCTGGGGACGCTTTACTGCGAAGCCAATGAATCGATCGCGCCGTACGCGATCGGGGCGCATCGTCATCAGCCCGAAATGAACGACATCATCCATCGTTTCAGCGGTTCGTCGACCGACATCTTATTCACGCCCCACCTGACCCCGATGGATCGCGGTATTCTGTCGACGATCTACGTTCGCCCCAACGGAGTCGACGCCGATGCCGTTCGCGAAATTTGGCAATCGGCCTATCGCGATTCACCCTTTGTGCGAATCGTCGATCATATCCCCAGCACGAAACATGTGGCGGGGACCAATTTTGTCGATCTCGCCGTGCGGACGGCAGGCAATCGGTTGGTCGTTGTCGCGGCGATCGACAACCTGATCAAAGGCGCTTCGGGCGCCGCGGTGCAGAATCTGAATTGTATTTACGGTTGGGATCAAACGTTGGGTCTGCTTTAA
- a CDS encoding adenylate/guanylate cyclase domain-containing protein, whose protein sequence is MMSLNFELFRGDGTNDAWTAETPVNVGRQDPSCSEPVMGLFENNPCGRRLVVAAAINRDVPRYFFSVNTDDDGMIVIQNLHPQCELLVVQGDPLPCNASRRFAKSIELVIRERTTLRVSNGQPTSDSSQIYRTLNSLPLDPMSISMQVGDDLATHAPETGQGQEVVHLLQQVLPVIRESVTTDSFFRAAAFAAVRIAKLNRCIIRLFQEDAFEDRAEVFEDSIAGEAMSRLRQSAPEVSDTMINRVRKRGLTQIFDTASPGALEGASLMNLSQAVAAPILDKERRVVGVLYGDRWTDLSMRPFSDIEAKLVEILAGAVAAGMARQSEERQRTSMQVYFSDRVAKHIVVNESLLDARETDVSVMFCDVRKFSSISKSLGPKGTVAFMQDVFTVLSECVEQTDGVLINYIGDELIAMWGAPDSQPDHAYRSLSTAEAMFAGIEEIRERWADKVCESIRIGIGVNSGTAAVGNTGSRIKFQYGVFGNVVNVASRLQSATKQFGVDCLVSSNTLAQTDHAFNTRNLATISVVGIPEDIVVHQLVTHSSDRWRRLCSLYEEALQDYHAMQFADAIQTLGQVLRDCPDDEPSMRLLGLSVAQMRHPSENFSPVDSLTQK, encoded by the coding sequence ATGATGTCCTTGAATTTTGAGTTGTTTCGCGGCGACGGGACCAACGACGCCTGGACCGCGGAAACGCCGGTCAATGTGGGGCGACAGGATCCGTCGTGCAGCGAGCCCGTGATGGGCTTGTTTGAAAACAATCCGTGCGGACGAAGACTGGTCGTGGCCGCGGCGATCAACCGCGACGTGCCACGTTATTTCTTTAGCGTCAACACGGATGACGATGGCATGATCGTGATCCAAAATCTGCATCCTCAATGCGAACTGTTGGTCGTCCAGGGAGACCCACTGCCATGCAACGCGTCCCGTCGATTTGCCAAGTCGATCGAACTGGTGATTCGCGAACGAACGACGCTACGAGTGTCCAATGGTCAGCCGACGTCCGATTCGTCGCAGATCTATCGTACGCTCAACAGTCTGCCGTTGGACCCGATGTCGATCTCGATGCAGGTTGGCGACGATCTGGCGACCCACGCTCCCGAAACGGGGCAAGGACAGGAGGTCGTCCATCTGTTGCAGCAGGTGTTACCGGTGATTCGCGAGAGCGTGACCACCGATTCGTTTTTCCGCGCCGCCGCGTTTGCTGCCGTCCGGATCGCGAAATTGAACCGCTGCATCATCCGTTTATTCCAAGAGGATGCGTTTGAAGATCGCGCCGAGGTGTTCGAAGATTCGATCGCGGGAGAGGCGATGAGCCGGTTGCGACAGTCGGCACCGGAAGTCAGCGACACGATGATCAATCGGGTTCGCAAACGGGGGCTCACGCAGATCTTCGACACGGCCAGCCCCGGCGCACTCGAAGGCGCTTCGTTGATGAATCTTTCCCAAGCCGTTGCCGCGCCCATTTTGGACAAGGAACGCCGTGTGGTGGGGGTCCTGTACGGCGATCGATGGACCGATCTTTCGATGCGGCCGTTCTCAGATATCGAAGCCAAGCTAGTCGAAATTCTTGCCGGCGCCGTCGCAGCCGGTATGGCGCGGCAATCCGAAGAGCGGCAGCGGACGTCGATGCAGGTCTATTTTTCCGATCGCGTTGCCAAGCACATCGTTGTCAACGAATCGCTGTTGGACGCGCGTGAGACCGACGTCAGCGTGATGTTTTGCGACGTCCGCAAATTCAGTTCGATCTCCAAAAGCCTGGGCCCCAAAGGGACCGTCGCATTCATGCAAGACGTGTTCACCGTGCTCAGCGAATGTGTCGAACAGACCGATGGCGTGCTGATCAACTACATCGGCGACGAACTGATCGCGATGTGGGGAGCTCCCGATTCGCAACCCGATCACGCCTACCGCAGCCTGTCGACGGCGGAGGCGATGTTTGCCGGGATCGAAGAGATTCGCGAACGTTGGGCCGACAAGGTTTGTGAGTCGATTCGGATTGGAATCGGCGTCAACTCTGGAACCGCCGCCGTTGGCAACACCGGATCGCGGATCAAATTCCAGTACGGTGTGTTTGGAAATGTGGTCAACGTGGCGAGCCGCCTGCAAAGCGCGACCAAGCAGTTTGGCGTCGATTGCCTGGTATCGTCGAACACGCTCGCTCAGACCGACCATGCCTTCAACACCCGCAATTTGGCAACGATCTCCGTCGTGGGGATCCCCGAGGATATCGTCGTTCACCAATTGGTCACCCATTCGTCGGATCGTTGGCGCCGGCTCTGTTCGTTGTACGAAGAGGCGTTGCAAGATTACCACGCGATGCAATTCGCCGATGCGATCCAAACGCTCGGACAAGTCTTGCGCGACTGTCCCGATGACGAACCCAGCATGCGACTGCTAGGACTATCGGTCGCTCAAATGCGACACCCGTCAGAGAACTTTTCGCCCGTTGATTCACTGACGCAAAAGTGA
- a CDS encoding PhoPQ-activated pathogenicity-related family protein, whose translation MKATLPMLQIRQLFLLFPLLCGTVGYSQTATPPQTLADIVLQRDSAYGWQIQHRGQIADCEFLQVQLTSQRWHDVTWRHTLIVIQPPQVDPKQKHALMLIDGGSWRPEWNDDGPGPLTLPATAEAMAMLARESKTPVAIIRQIPFQPMMEGRKEDALIAETLKKYYETGDRTWPLVPAMARAASCALDAITEVAQQEWNLQLNAFTITGASKRGWTTYLLGATDPRVAAIAPMVIDMLNMEPQMEHQLAAWGAYSPQIEDYTKLGLQKSIGTPAGNELMSLIDPYVHREKLTMPKLIILGTNDPYWPLDAQKFYFEDLPQPRALLNIPNNGHGLKDISRMVGSIGALHRSVVNDTPLPTWQSKLKSQAGSTTIVASSDQPPSRVYGWIARAATRDFRQAQWHAKSLVADDQGTWQLPLVKPESGYIAGMIEAQYDGPGTFPLSITTMIEVVPELKPAAATTLEN comes from the coding sequence ATGAAAGCCACCCTGCCGATGCTCCAGATCCGCCAACTGTTTTTGTTGTTCCCGCTGCTCTGCGGCACCGTGGGTTACAGCCAAACGGCCACGCCGCCGCAAACCCTAGCCGACATCGTGCTGCAGCGTGATTCGGCGTACGGATGGCAAATTCAGCACCGTGGGCAGATCGCCGATTGCGAATTCCTGCAAGTTCAACTGACGTCGCAACGGTGGCATGACGTGACCTGGCGGCACACGCTGATCGTGATCCAACCACCGCAAGTCGATCCGAAACAGAAGCACGCATTGATGTTGATCGATGGCGGAAGCTGGCGGCCGGAATGGAACGACGACGGTCCGGGACCGTTGACTTTGCCAGCGACGGCCGAAGCGATGGCGATGTTGGCACGCGAATCCAAGACCCCAGTGGCGATCATTCGCCAAATTCCGTTCCAACCGATGATGGAAGGACGGAAAGAAGACGCGTTGATCGCCGAAACGCTGAAGAAATATTACGAAACCGGAGACCGAACTTGGCCGCTGGTCCCCGCGATGGCCCGCGCCGCGTCGTGTGCATTGGACGCGATTACCGAAGTTGCCCAACAGGAATGGAACCTGCAACTCAATGCGTTCACGATTACCGGAGCCAGCAAACGTGGCTGGACGACCTATTTGTTGGGCGCCACCGACCCACGCGTCGCAGCGATCGCGCCGATGGTGATCGACATGTTGAACATGGAACCGCAGATGGAACATCAACTGGCCGCCTGGGGCGCCTATTCGCCACAGATCGAAGACTACACCAAGCTGGGTTTGCAAAAGTCGATCGGCACGCCGGCTGGAAACGAATTGATGTCGTTGATCGATCCTTACGTGCATCGCGAAAAGTTGACGATGCCCAAGTTGATCATCTTGGGTACCAACGATCCTTACTGGCCGCTGGACGCTCAGAAATTCTACTTCGAAGATCTCCCCCAACCACGCGCGTTGTTAAACATCCCAAACAATGGACACGGACTGAAAGACATTTCACGCATGGTGGGTTCGATCGGCGCTTTGCATCGCAGCGTCGTCAACGACACGCCGTTGCCAACGTGGCAATCAAAACTGAAATCACAGGCGGGCAGCACGACGATCGTCGCCAGCAGCGACCAGCCGCCAAGTCGCGTCTACGGTTGGATCGCCCGTGCCGCGACGCGCGACTTCCGCCAGGCCCAATGGCACGCCAAATCGCTGGTGGCCGACGATCAAGGAACTTGGCAACTGCCATTGGTAAAGCCCGAATCGGGATACATCGCAGGGATGATCGAAGCACAATACGATGGACCGGGAACTTTTCCACTGTCGATCACGACGATGATCGAAGTCGTGCCGGAGCTGAAGCCCGCGGCGGCAACGACCTTGGAAAATTAG
- a CDS encoding glycoside hydrolase family 71/99-like protein has protein sequence MKRLLTITLFLLGAGSLDAVEHRVDASTLTGKVMCGYQGWFSCEGDGNQMGWTHWARNPRKPFAPENVTVDLWPDLAEFSPEEKYATGFTHGDGRVAEVFSSTNRQTVLRHFQWMQTYGIDGVFAQRFANGLKNETLKRQKDTVLENVRQGADQYGRVFAVMYDLSGLRAGQVAHVWQDWSELRKNQKVTNSPGYLHHEGKPLVAVWGVGFSDDRQYSLAECHELVRQLKADGCAVMLGVPSWWREGIRDAVDDPALREVLKQADVLSPWTIGRYQTPQEATRHADRVWQPDQKWCTNREIDFLPVVYPGFSWHNLKGAPLDAIPRLKGEFLWSQIVSAQRIGSRMIYVAMFDEVDEGTAIFKCSNDPPTGNGGRFLTYEGLPSDHYLRLVGEASKLLRGEVPPTFPVWK, from the coding sequence TTGAAAAGACTGTTGACCATCACGCTATTCCTGCTCGGTGCCGGATCGCTTGATGCCGTGGAACACCGAGTGGATGCGTCGACACTGACGGGCAAGGTGATGTGTGGATACCAAGGTTGGTTCAGCTGTGAAGGCGACGGGAACCAAATGGGCTGGACTCACTGGGCCCGCAATCCACGCAAACCGTTTGCTCCCGAAAATGTAACCGTCGACCTCTGGCCCGATCTGGCTGAATTCAGTCCCGAGGAAAAGTATGCCACCGGATTTACGCACGGTGATGGCCGCGTGGCGGAAGTCTTCAGCAGCACCAACCGTCAGACGGTCCTGCGTCATTTCCAATGGATGCAGACGTATGGAATCGATGGCGTGTTTGCCCAGCGGTTTGCCAACGGGCTGAAAAATGAAACGCTCAAACGGCAGAAGGACACCGTCCTTGAGAACGTTCGCCAGGGGGCGGATCAATACGGCCGGGTGTTTGCTGTCATGTACGACTTGAGCGGCCTGCGGGCGGGGCAGGTGGCCCATGTTTGGCAGGATTGGAGTGAACTTCGCAAGAACCAGAAAGTCACCAACAGCCCCGGTTACCTGCATCACGAAGGAAAGCCCCTCGTGGCGGTTTGGGGGGTCGGCTTCAGCGACGATCGTCAATATTCGTTGGCGGAGTGCCACGAATTGGTCCGTCAATTGAAGGCCGATGGATGCGCGGTGATGTTGGGCGTTCCCTCTTGGTGGCGCGAAGGGATTCGCGACGCTGTCGATGACCCGGCATTGCGCGAGGTTTTGAAGCAGGCCGATGTGCTGAGCCCCTGGACGATTGGTCGCTACCAAACGCCTCAAGAAGCGACGCGACATGCCGATCGCGTTTGGCAGCCCGACCAGAAATGGTGCACTAATCGCGAGATCGATTTCCTGCCCGTCGTTTATCCTGGTTTCAGTTGGCACAATTTGAAAGGAGCGCCGCTCGACGCGATCCCGCGCCTCAAAGGGGAGTTTCTATGGTCGCAGATCGTGTCGGCCCAACGAATAGGCAGCCGGATGATCTATGTCGCGATGTTTGATGAAGTCGACGAGGGGACGGCAATTTTTAAGTGCAGCAACGATCCGCCGACCGGCAACGGCGGCCGTTTTTTAACTTACGAAGGCTTACCCAGCGATCACTATCTGCGTTTGGTCGGCGAGGCGAGTAAGCTGTTGCGCGGCGAGGTCCCGCCAACATTTCCCGTATGGAAATAA
- a CDS encoding CPBP family intramembrane glutamic endopeptidase, which produces MNDPHDASPPRIPPALDVPIDAEIVSEAVPSSSQAPDKPRLWTVWMIVVVVIVFSLQVNLISVVVAQWFVLGTVSAPDDGTLLKLMESRIGFCLMLIPSQLAILIPPLIAAYASPQPFRQRLGLVRGHWPLWAWIAGGIATPLIGLITTLVLSPFIEASEHLNQMTDAFRAHANGGFLIATLLMVGGMPAICEEILFRGYIQTRLAKRLPAVAAVLIASVLFAVFHFDPVHVIAVLPIGLWLGFLRGASGSILPAMIAHAINNTLSVISVMPEQTDVMDAPSTWLTLGLLGLGIPCLLATIAASRFFAAPLRMPQT; this is translated from the coding sequence ATGAACGATCCCCACGATGCATCGCCGCCGAGGATCCCTCCCGCGTTGGACGTCCCGATCGATGCGGAGATCGTTTCCGAAGCGGTCCCATCCTCCTCGCAGGCTCCGGACAAACCACGCCTTTGGACCGTCTGGATGATCGTGGTCGTCGTGATCGTCTTCAGCTTGCAAGTGAATTTGATCAGCGTCGTCGTCGCGCAATGGTTTGTTTTAGGGACGGTTTCGGCCCCCGACGACGGAACGCTTCTGAAGTTGATGGAATCGCGGATCGGGTTTTGCCTGATGTTGATTCCATCGCAACTCGCAATTTTGATTCCCCCCTTGATCGCTGCGTACGCTTCGCCGCAGCCATTTAGGCAGCGTCTGGGATTAGTCCGAGGGCACTGGCCGTTATGGGCTTGGATCGCCGGGGGGATTGCGACGCCTTTGATCGGGCTGATCACAACGTTGGTGCTCTCGCCGTTCATTGAAGCCAGCGAACATCTCAACCAGATGACCGATGCGTTCCGCGCCCATGCGAACGGAGGCTTCTTGATCGCCACGCTTTTGATGGTCGGCGGGATGCCCGCGATTTGCGAAGAGATCCTGTTCCGAGGCTACATCCAAACGCGGTTGGCGAAACGTCTGCCGGCGGTTGCCGCGGTACTGATCGCGTCGGTACTGTTCGCAGTGTTCCATTTCGACCCGGTCCACGTGATCGCCGTTTTACCGATCGGGCTGTGGCTGGGATTCCTGCGTGGTGCCAGCGGGTCGATCCTTCCCGCGATGATCGCCCATGCGATCAACAACACGCTGTCGGTGATCAGCGTGATGCCCGAACAGACCGATGTGATGGACGCGCCCAGCACTTGGTTGACGCTTGGTCTGCTGGGGCTGGGAATTCCTTGTTTGTTGGCGACGATCGCGGCCAGCCGGTTCTTTGCGGCTCCCCTCAGGATGCCGCAAACGTAA